The sequence below is a genomic window from Dyadobacter chenwenxiniae.
TTTCAATAACTACTTTCGAAATCGATCCTTTTGGGATACGTGCTTTGATGTAGTTACGGATTTTCTCATCTTCAACTAATTTATCAGAGAAGTCTTTTCCTCCATACCAACTTGACTCCCATCCTCTAACAATTCCTAGTCTCAGACCTATAGGATTTACCTTTTGTCCCATTCGATATAGATCGTTTTACTTATGATTCGGTGATTACTGATTCTTTGTCTGCGCTTGCGATAGAAACAGAAGCATCGTCAATCACAATTGTAATGTGGTTAGAACGCTTGCGGATTCTATGTGCTCTTCCTTGCGGTGCAGGGCGCAAACGCTTTAACATACGTCCACCGTCAATAAATACGGTTTTGACAATAAGATCAGCGTCTTCCAGCTTCGCATCTTCATTCAATTGTTGCCAGTTAGCAACTGCAGAAAGTAAAACTTTGTGCAAAACCGGTGAAGAAGCTCTCGGTTGAAACTTTAATAGTGCCAACGCCTTGCTGACCCTTTGTCCGCGAATCATGTCGGCTACTAACCTCATCTTGCGAGGAGAAGTAGGCACATCTTTTAATATAGCTCTTGCTTCCATGTTCTTTCAGATATAGGCTCGTTCCTGTTACAGAACCAGCTATCGTCGACTAATTATTTTCTACCTTTATCTTTTTTTGCAGTGTGGCCACGGAAGTTACGAGTAGGAGAAAATTCTCCTAATTTGTGACCAACCATATTTTCAGTTACATAAACTGGAATGAACTTGTTTCCGTTATGCACCGCGAATGTATGCCCGATAAAATCCGGCGATATCATAGAGCGTCGTGACCAAGTTTTAATTACTGATTTCCGAGAAGCACTGTTCATCACAGTTACTTTGTTCTCCAAACGAAAATCGATATATGGTCCTTTTTTTAATGAGCGTGCCATGTTATACTATTATTTTTTACGACGGCTGATAATCAATTTCTCAGAATGCTTGTTGCGATCACGAGTCTTAAGTCCCTTAGAGAACTGTCCGTTTCTTGATCTAGGCTGGCCCCCTGATGAGCGACCTTCACCACCACCCATTGGGTGATCGACAGGGTTCATTGCAACACCACGAACTCGTGGACGGCGACCTAACCAACGACGACGACCTGCTTTTCCTAATGCCACATTCATGTGACTTGCATTAGAAACTGTTCCAACTGTTGCGATACAAGTAGAAAGTATCATACGCATTTCGCCAGAAGGCATTTTTAAAACTGCGTATTTTCCTTCTCTGGCAACAAGCTGAGCATAAGCTCCTGCGCTACGTGCAAACTGACCACCCTTACCAGGAGTCAACTCGATATTGTGAACAATTGTACCTATCGGCATAGACCCTAATGGAAGTGCGTTACCAACTTCCGGTGCTACTGAACTGCCTGAAACAATTACTTGTCCCACTT
It includes:
- the rplV gene encoding 50S ribosomal protein L22 — encoded protein: MEARAILKDVPTSPRKMRLVADMIRGQRVSKALALLKFQPRASSPVLHKVLLSAVANWQQLNEDAKLEDADLIVKTVFIDGGRMLKRLRPAPQGRAHRIRKRSNHITIVIDDASVSIASADKESVITES
- the rpsS gene encoding 30S ribosomal protein S19, with protein sequence MARSLKKGPYIDFRLENKVTVMNSASRKSVIKTWSRRSMISPDFIGHTFAVHNGNKFIPVYVTENMVGHKLGEFSPTRNFRGHTAKKDKGRK
- the rplB gene encoding 50S ribosomal protein L2; the protein is MAVKKLKPTSAGQRFRSAPTFEEITTAKPEKSLLETIKRTGGRNSQGHRTMRHIGGGHKRKYRVIDFKRNRFDAPATVLTIEYDPNRSARIALVQFEDEEKRYVIAPNGLKVGQVIVSGSSVAPEVGNALPLGSMPIGTIVHNIELTPGKGGQFARSAGAYAQLVAREGKYAVLKMPSGEMRMILSTCIATVGTVSNASHMNVALGKAGRRRWLGRRPRVRGVAMNPVDHPMGGGEGRSSGGQPRSRNGQFSKGLKTRDRNKHSEKLIISRRKK